A region from the Pseudomonas cucumis genome encodes:
- a CDS encoding SDR family NAD(P)-dependent oxidoreductase: MQTEFQDRLAVITGASSGIGLALCAALLPRGVKVLAMSRTAGDLPTLQQIYGERLQWCAGDVTREEDLQELARRAAALGRVDYLVPNAGIAEMADSLDMPAFERQWAVNGAGALNTLAALRGELANPASVVFVGSFLTGSSFPGLAACIASKAALAAQARTLAVEFARYDVRINLVSPGPTATSMWDNLGLSDGELDDVADTLGKRLLPGHFLDASAVANVIIFQLSQGARGVYGQDWKVDNGYTLG, encoded by the coding sequence ATGCAAACCGAGTTTCAGGATCGTTTGGCGGTGATCACCGGCGCCAGCTCCGGAATTGGCCTGGCGTTGTGCGCCGCGCTGTTGCCACGTGGCGTCAAGGTGCTTGCGATGTCACGCACTGCCGGTGATTTGCCGACCTTGCAACAGATCTACGGTGAACGGCTGCAATGGTGCGCCGGGGACGTCACGCGCGAGGAGGACTTGCAAGAGCTGGCCCGGCGGGCGGCGGCGCTTGGGCGGGTGGATTATCTGGTGCCCAACGCGGGTATTGCCGAAATGGCCGACAGCCTGGACATGCCGGCCTTCGAGCGCCAATGGGCGGTCAACGGTGCCGGCGCGTTGAACACCCTGGCGGCGTTGCGCGGTGAGTTGGCGAACCCGGCCTCGGTGGTGTTTGTCGGTAGTTTTCTGACCGGTTCGAGCTTTCCCGGTTTGGCTGCCTGCATTGCCAGCAAGGCCGCGCTGGCGGCTCAGGCACGCACCTTGGCGGTGGAGTTTGCGCGTTATGACGTGCGCATCAATCTGGTCTCGCCGGGGCCGACCGCGACCTCGATGTGGGACAACCTGGGGTTGAGCGACGGTGAGCTCGATGATGTCGCTGATACCCTTGGCAAGCGTCTGCTGCCGGGGCATTTTCTTGATGCGTCGGCGGTGGCCAATGTGATTATTTTTCAACTGTCCCAAGGCGCACGGGGTGTCTATGGGCAGGACTGGAAGGTTGATAACGGTTATACCTTGGGGTGA
- a CDS encoding nitrous oxide reductase accessory protein NosL, which produces MSNLYSTTVRAVAGLMVCLLLAACDKPVQTTYSDAAAAFHPSDECHVCGMIIDGFPGPKGEVVERSGIKKFCSTAEMIGWWLQPENHHGEARLYVHDMGRSPWNAPNDAHLIDAKDAFYVVGTQLKGAMGVVLASFSSQQAAEQLAADQGGRVLRFSDIDQAVLQQQPAMSHSTH; this is translated from the coding sequence ATGAGTAATCTGTATTCGACGACGGTACGCGCCGTGGCGGGCCTGATGGTTTGTCTGCTGCTGGCGGCCTGTGACAAGCCGGTGCAAACCACCTACAGCGATGCCGCCGCTGCTTTTCATCCCAGTGATGAATGCCATGTTTGCGGCATGATCATCGACGGCTTCCCCGGGCCCAAGGGCGAAGTGGTCGAGCGCAGCGGCATCAAGAAATTCTGCTCCACGGCGGAGATGATCGGTTGGTGGCTGCAACCGGAAAATCATCATGGCGAGGCCCGGTTGTATGTCCACGACATGGGCCGCAGTCCGTGGAACGCACCCAATGATGCCCATCTGATTGATGCCAAGGATGCTTTTTACGTGGTCGGCACCCAACTCAAAGGCGCCATGGGCGTGGTGCTGGCGTCTTTCTCCAGCCAGCAGGCTGCGGAACAACTGGCCGCCGACCAGGGCGGTCGTGTGCTGCGGTTCAGTGATATCGATCAGGCGGTACTTCAGCAGCAGCCAGCGATGTCGCACTCGACTCATTGA
- a CDS encoding nitrite reductase, whose product MRRMLLAPLLWIGAAHAGATVPSSDAAADLYQQHCQRCHGANRFGGTGPALLPESLSRIKPDEIRSVIQNGRPASQMTGYANVFSPAQIDALVDYLQQPPATPPTWNNDDIRGSHSILADISKLPDTPRHGADPLNLFVVVEAGDHHIDILDGDRFDVLARFSSHFAVHGGPKFSPDGRFVYVASRDGWVSLYDLHNLKLIAEVRAGLNTRNLAVSKDGRWVLVGNYLPGNLVVLDARDLSLVKTIPAIGLDGTASRVSAVYTAPPRDSFIVALKDVKEVWELSSAGTPDFEPRRIQAEDVLDDFSFSPDYKQLLATSRKAKGGQVIDLDSGKVVTNIPLPGMPHLGSGTYWKRNGEWVFATPNISKGLISVIDFKTWKLIKEIPTLGPGFFMRSHVNSRYAWTDVFFGPDNDAIHLIDKQTLEIAHTLRPMPGKTAAHVEFTRDGRYLLLSIWANEGALIVYDSNTLKEIKRLPMNKPSGKYNVGNKIEFVEGTSH is encoded by the coding sequence ATGAGGCGCATGCTGCTTGCCCCATTGTTATGGATCGGCGCGGCCCATGCCGGCGCAACGGTTCCATCCTCCGACGCAGCCGCCGACCTCTACCAACAACATTGCCAGCGCTGCCATGGCGCCAACCGTTTCGGCGGTACGGGGCCGGCCTTGCTGCCGGAGAGTCTGAGCCGGATCAAACCCGATGAAATCCGCAGCGTCATTCAGAACGGCCGCCCTGCGAGTCAGATGACCGGGTATGCCAATGTATTCAGTCCGGCACAGATCGACGCGCTGGTGGATTACCTTCAGCAACCACCCGCCACCCCGCCCACCTGGAATAACGATGACATTCGCGGCAGTCATTCCATTCTCGCCGATATCAGCAAACTGCCCGACACGCCCCGACATGGCGCCGATCCGCTGAACCTGTTTGTGGTGGTGGAAGCCGGCGACCATCACATCGACATCCTCGACGGCGACCGTTTCGACGTGCTGGCGCGGTTTTCTTCACACTTTGCGGTGCATGGCGGGCCGAAGTTCTCGCCGGATGGACGCTTCGTCTACGTCGCCTCACGCGATGGCTGGGTCAGCCTGTACGACCTGCACAACCTGAAGCTGATCGCCGAGGTCCGCGCCGGACTCAATACCCGCAACCTGGCGGTGAGCAAGGATGGCCGCTGGGTGCTGGTCGGCAACTATCTGCCGGGTAATCTGGTGGTGCTCGATGCCCGCGATCTGTCACTGGTCAAAACCATCCCCGCAATTGGCCTGGACGGCACCGCGTCACGGGTGAGCGCGGTCTACACCGCTCCGCCACGGGACAGTTTCATCGTGGCGCTCAAGGATGTGAAGGAAGTCTGGGAGTTGTCGAGCGCCGGCACACCGGACTTCGAACCACGACGGATCCAGGCCGAGGATGTGCTGGACGACTTTTCCTTTTCACCGGACTACAAGCAACTGCTGGCCACATCGCGCAAGGCCAAGGGCGGCCAGGTGATCGACCTCGACAGTGGCAAGGTGGTCACCAACATACCGTTGCCGGGCATGCCGCATCTGGGGTCGGGGACCTACTGGAAACGTAACGGTGAGTGGGTGTTCGCCACGCCGAATATCAGCAAGGGACTGATCTCGGTCATCGACTTCAAGACCTGGAAACTGATCAAGGAAATTCCGACCCTGGGGCCGGGCTTTTTCATGCGCAGTCACGTCAACTCGCGGTATGCCTGGACCGATGTGTTCTTCGGGCCGGACAACGATGCGATCCACCTGATTGACAAACAGACTCTGGAAATCGCCCATACCTTGCGTCCGATGCCTGGTAAGACGGCTGCCCATGTTGAGTTCACTCGGGATGGTCGCTACCTGCTTTTGAGTATTTGGGCCAATGAGGGTGCGCTGATTGTTTATGACAGCAATACCCTTAAGGAGATCAAGCGACTGCCGATGAACAAGCCGTCGGGCAAATATAATGTGGGGAACAAGATTGAGTTTGTGGAGGGGACTTCGCATTAG
- the nirJ gene encoding heme d1 biosynthesis radical SAM protein NirJ: protein MLRISQYLRALTGQAPAPRTSPPGSNRPPVVIWNLLRRCNLTCKHCYATSADSVFRDELDTPAALTVIDDLHDAGVKVLILSGGEPLLRDDLFVLSAYARSKGFFVALSTNGTLIDEQNITQIRAANFDYVGISIDGLEATHDAFRQLKGSFASSMRAIRLCREQGIRVGLRTTLTQENHQQLPQLLALMREYDVQKFYLSHLNYSGRGKRSRKLDARQQMSREAMTLIFERAWEDIQQGRDSDFVSGNNDADAILLLQWVGLHLPEHYPRLENMLRAWGGNASGSGIANIDNTGEVHPDTYWWQHSVGNVRHTPFRTLWLDQPDTLLQQLRVHPRAVGGRCGQCRWLDICNGNTRTRAWAEGDLWGQDPGCHLSDEEIGMPPLMTIPCVMH from the coding sequence ATGTTGAGGATCAGCCAATACCTGCGTGCCCTGACCGGCCAGGCGCCTGCCCCCAGAACCAGCCCACCGGGCAGCAACCGGCCGCCGGTGGTGATATGGAACCTGCTCAGGCGCTGCAACCTGACCTGCAAACACTGTTACGCCACGTCCGCCGACAGTGTCTTTCGCGACGAACTCGATACCCCCGCCGCACTGACCGTGATCGACGATCTGCACGACGCCGGCGTGAAGGTGTTGATTCTTTCCGGTGGTGAACCGCTGTTGCGCGACGATCTGTTTGTGCTCAGCGCCTACGCCCGCAGCAAGGGTTTCTTTGTGGCGTTGTCCACCAACGGCACGCTGATCGATGAGCAGAACATCACGCAAATCCGCGCGGCGAATTTCGACTATGTCGGGATCAGCATCGATGGTCTGGAAGCCACCCATGATGCCTTCCGCCAACTCAAGGGCAGTTTCGCCAGTTCCATGCGGGCGATCCGCCTCTGTCGCGAACAGGGTATTCGCGTCGGCCTGCGCACCACTCTGACCCAAGAGAACCATCAACAATTGCCCCAATTACTGGCGCTGATGCGCGAGTACGACGTGCAGAAGTTTTATCTGTCGCACCTCAACTACAGCGGTCGCGGCAAACGCAGCCGCAAGCTCGACGCCCGGCAGCAGATGAGCCGCGAAGCGATGACGCTGATATTCGAGCGGGCCTGGGAAGATATCCAGCAGGGTCGCGACAGCGACTTTGTCAGCGGCAACAACGATGCCGACGCGATTCTCTTGTTGCAATGGGTGGGCCTGCATCTCCCCGAGCATTACCCGCGCCTGGAAAACATGCTCCGAGCCTGGGGCGGCAACGCTTCGGGCAGCGGCATCGCCAACATCGACAACACCGGCGAGGTACACCCCGACACCTATTGGTGGCAGCACTCGGTGGGCAACGTCCGGCACACGCCGTTTCGCACGCTCTGGCTGGACCAGCCGGACACCTTGTTGCAGCAGCTGCGTGTGCATCCGCGCGCCGTCGGTGGCCGTTGTGGCCAATGCCGCTGGTTGGATATCTGCAACGGCAATACCCGCACCCGTGCCTGGGCCGAAGGGGATCTCTGGGGCCAGGACCCCGGCTGCCACCTCAGCGATGAAGAAATCGGTATGCCGCCATTAATGACCATCCCTTGCGTCATGCACTGA
- the cobA gene encoding uroporphyrinogen-III C-methyltransferase, whose protein sequence is MHPSIVLPAALASPFRPGEVALVGAGPGDPRLLTLRAWSLLMQADAVVYDRLISPELLTLIPLTCARHYVGKASGCHSLPQEQINELLADLADQGQRVVRLKGGDPFIFGRGAEELEYLLQRNIDCQVVPGITAASGCSAYAGIPLTHRDLVNSCRFITGHLQRDGELQLPWSSLADSSQTLVFYMGLSNLGIIAQRLIEAGMPADTPAALISNGTRPDQHVARGMLHQLPNLALDCPPGIPTLTVIGKVVDLFATQQQEYPARFYSAPVLQRHGKVAI, encoded by the coding sequence ATGCACCCATCGATTGTTTTACCGGCCGCACTTGCGTCCCCATTCAGACCGGGCGAAGTGGCCTTGGTCGGCGCCGGCCCCGGCGATCCACGCCTGCTGACCCTGCGTGCCTGGAGCCTGTTGATGCAGGCCGACGCCGTGGTTTACGACCGCCTGATCAGCCCCGAGCTGCTGACGTTGATCCCCCTCACCTGCGCCCGGCATTACGTCGGCAAGGCCAGCGGCTGCCACAGCCTGCCCCAGGAACAAATCAACGAACTGCTCGCCGACCTCGCCGATCAGGGGCAGCGCGTGGTCCGGCTCAAAGGCGGCGACCCGTTCATATTCGGCCGTGGCGCCGAAGAGCTGGAGTACCTGCTGCAACGCAACATTGACTGCCAGGTGGTCCCGGGCATCACCGCCGCTTCCGGCTGCAGTGCTTACGCTGGCATTCCGCTGACCCACCGGGACCTGGTCAACTCCTGCCGTTTCATTACCGGGCATTTGCAGCGCGATGGTGAGTTGCAATTGCCCTGGAGCAGCCTCGCCGACAGCAGCCAGACCCTGGTGTTTTACATGGGGTTATCGAATCTGGGGATTATTGCCCAGCGCTTGATCGAAGCCGGAATGCCCGCCGATACACCGGCGGCGCTGATCAGCAATGGCACACGTCCCGACCAGCACGTCGCGCGAGGCATGCTGCACCAGTTACCAAACCTGGCGCTGGATTGCCCACCGGGCATTCCGACGCTGACGGTGATCGGCAAAGTGGTCGATCTGTTCGCGACCCAACAGCAGGAATACCCGGCGCGCTTTTACTCCGCTCCGGTGTTGCAACGCCACGGTAAGGTGGCGATATGA
- a CDS encoding Lrp/AsnC family transcriptional regulator — protein MDDLDRRLINRLQLGLPLVRHPWQALAAELESSSTELLDRLHELLENGMLTRFGPMFDIERLGGAFTLAALAVPEERFEDVAEQLQALPEVAHNYRREHAWNMWFVLGCPTEQGIAETLQHIETLTGLPLLNLPKEETYHVGLYFPV, from the coding sequence ATGGATGACCTCGACCGTCGGCTGATCAACCGCTTGCAACTGGGCCTGCCGCTGGTGCGCCACCCGTGGCAGGCACTGGCCGCCGAACTGGAGAGCAGCAGTACCGAACTGCTCGACCGCCTCCATGAATTGCTGGAAAACGGCATGCTCACGCGCTTCGGCCCGATGTTCGACATCGAACGCCTCGGCGGGGCCTTCACCCTCGCGGCGCTGGCGGTGCCGGAGGAGCGTTTCGAAGACGTCGCCGAGCAACTGCAGGCCCTGCCGGAAGTGGCGCACAACTACCGACGCGAACACGCCTGGAACATGTGGTTCGTGCTCGGCTGCCCGACCGAACAAGGTATCGCCGAGACCCTGCAACACATCGAAACCCTGACCGGCCTGCCGCTGCTCAACTTGCCCAAAGAGGAGACCTACCATGTCGGTCTGTACTTCCCGGTCTGA
- a CDS encoding ABC transporter ATP-binding protein translates to MNVIDMEGVSQRYGYTTVLHQLNLSLGEGEVLGLFGHNGAGKTTSMKLVLGLLQASEGSVRVFGRMPSDPQVRRLLGYLPENVTFYPQMSGQETLRHFARLKGAAPAQVDVLLEEVGLAGAAHRRVKTYSKGMRQRLGLAQALLGEPRLLLLDEPTVGLDPIATQDLYRLLDRLRSQGTSIILCSHVLPGVEAHINRAAILTQGRLLALGSLRSLREEAGLPTLIRANGLKHAGPLQQSWNNAGHVTQRWGVEGLEVAALNGNKLDLLRQLLNEHEPADVEIDPPSLEDIYRYYMGRAGATPSGETV, encoded by the coding sequence ATGAACGTCATCGACATGGAAGGCGTCAGCCAGCGCTATGGGTACACCACCGTGTTGCATCAGTTGAACCTGAGCCTGGGCGAAGGCGAAGTGCTCGGCTTGTTCGGGCACAACGGCGCGGGCAAGACCACCAGCATGAAACTGGTGCTCGGTCTGCTCCAGGCCAGTGAAGGATCGGTCAGGGTGTTCGGTCGCATGCCCAGTGATCCGCAGGTTCGGCGTTTGCTGGGCTATTTGCCGGAGAACGTGACCTTTTATCCGCAGATGAGCGGCCAGGAGACCTTGCGGCATTTCGCCCGACTCAAAGGCGCAGCGCCCGCGCAGGTGGACGTGTTGCTGGAGGAAGTCGGCCTGGCGGGTGCGGCGCATCGACGGGTCAAGACCTACTCCAAGGGCATGCGCCAACGCCTGGGACTGGCGCAAGCCTTGCTCGGCGAACCGCGCTTGTTACTGCTCGACGAGCCGACCGTCGGCCTCGATCCCATCGCCACTCAAGACCTTTATCGGTTGCTCGACCGGCTGCGCAGCCAGGGCACCAGCATCATTCTCTGTTCCCACGTATTGCCGGGCGTCGAGGCGCATATCAACCGTGCAGCGATTCTGACCCAGGGGCGTCTGCTGGCCCTCGGCAGTCTGCGCAGCCTGCGCGAGGAAGCCGGGTTGCCGACGCTGATTCGCGCCAACGGGCTCAAGCACGCCGGGCCGTTGCAGCAATCCTGGAACAACGCCGGGCACGTCACCCAGCGCTGGGGCGTGGAGGGCCTTGAAGTGGCTGCGCTCAATGGCAACAAATTGGACCTGTTGCGCCAATTGCTCAATGAACATGAGCCGGCCGACGTGGAAATCGACCCGCCGTCCCTGGAGGACATCTACCGCTATTACATGGGCCGGGCTGGTGCGACCCCCAGTGGAGAGACCGTATGA
- the ahbB gene encoding siroheme decarboxylase subunit beta, with product MKPGLGPKQALALRRHLEGGLPLVSRPYQALAERINADENQVLAQMRQWHEQGLFRRVGLVLNHRALGFTANAMLVLDVPDALIDEVGQRLGRAHGITLCYQRPRRLPQWRYNLFCMVHGRQRERVEAQIQALLEEHLLSDLPHQLLFSTHAFKQCGGRFAPSPTGAPTHG from the coding sequence ATGAAGCCGGGATTGGGTCCGAAACAGGCACTGGCGCTACGTCGGCATCTGGAAGGCGGATTGCCGTTGGTATCGCGCCCCTACCAGGCCCTCGCCGAACGGATAAACGCCGATGAAAACCAGGTGCTCGCACAGATGCGCCAGTGGCACGAGCAAGGGCTGTTTCGCCGGGTCGGCCTGGTGCTCAACCATCGCGCGCTGGGTTTTACCGCCAACGCCATGCTGGTGCTGGATGTGCCGGACGCGCTGATCGACGAAGTCGGCCAGCGCCTGGGCCGGGCGCACGGCATTACCCTCTGCTATCAACGACCGCGGCGCCTGCCGCAGTGGCGCTACAACCTGTTCTGCATGGTTCATGGCCGTCAACGTGAGCGGGTCGAAGCGCAGATCCAGGCATTGCTGGAAGAACACCTGCTGAGCGACCTGCCCCACCAACTGCTGTTCAGCACTCACGCGTTCAAACAGTGCGGCGGACGCTTTGCCCCCTCACCAACCGGAGCCCCCACCCATGGATGA
- a CDS encoding ABC transporter permease — protein sequence MNPIWNMARKEFNDGLRNRWLLAISLLFAVLATGIAWLGAAASGQLGFTSVPATIASLASLATFLMPLIALLLAYDAIVGEDESGTLLLLLTYPLGRGHILLGKFVGHGLILALATLIGFGCAMLAIAVLVEDVELNLLLWAFGRFMLSSTLLGWGFLGLAYVLSSVSAEKSTAAGLALGVWFFFVLVFDLALLALLVLSEGQFNPKVLPWLLLLNPADVYRLINLSGFEPGAGSAGVLTLGSDLPVPGSMLWLCLLLWVAVPLSLAWLLFRRRAT from the coding sequence ATGAACCCGATCTGGAACATGGCCCGCAAGGAATTCAACGACGGTTTGCGCAACCGCTGGTTGTTGGCGATCAGCCTGTTGTTCGCGGTGTTGGCGACCGGCATCGCCTGGTTGGGTGCGGCAGCTTCCGGGCAACTGGGTTTCACCTCGGTGCCCGCCACCATCGCCAGCCTCGCCAGCCTGGCGACATTCCTCATGCCGCTGATTGCCTTGCTGCTGGCCTATGACGCCATCGTCGGCGAAGACGAAAGCGGCACGTTGCTACTGTTGCTGACCTATCCACTGGGGCGCGGGCACATTCTGCTCGGCAAGTTTGTCGGCCACGGGTTGATCCTGGCGCTGGCGACCCTCATCGGTTTCGGCTGCGCAATGCTCGCGATTGCCGTGCTGGTGGAGGACGTCGAACTGAACCTGCTGCTCTGGGCGTTTGGACGATTCATGCTGTCGTCGACGTTACTGGGCTGGGGCTTTCTTGGGCTGGCCTATGTGCTGAGCAGTGTGTCTGCCGAGAAATCCACGGCTGCCGGGCTGGCGCTGGGGGTGTGGTTCTTCTTCGTGCTGGTATTCGACCTGGCGCTGCTGGCACTGCTGGTGCTCAGCGAAGGGCAGTTCAACCCGAAGGTGCTGCCTTGGTTATTGCTGCTCAACCCCGCCGATGTCTATCGCCTGATCAATCTCTCCGGTTTCGAGCCCGGCGCCGGCAGTGCTGGCGTGCTGACCCTGGGCAGCGATTTGCCTGTGCCGGGCTCGATGCTCTGGTTGTGCCTGTTGCTGTGGGTGGCGGTGCCTTTGAGCTTGGCCTGGTTGCTGTTCCGTCGACGGGCGACATGA
- a CDS encoding nitrous oxide reductase family maturation protein NosD: MTDLKENPVKAIALVLLLMSGGALAAVQPITTLPLRVDAEQRWHLPAGEYRGSFSVDQPMQIVCEPGAVFQAQGQGNGVIVSAPDVRIEGCTFLDWGHDLTAMNAAVFLQPKARGAVIKGNRLQGQGFGIWVDGTQDASLIDNRILGDPALRSQDRGNGIHLYAVHGARVIGNQVRDTRDGIYIDTSNGNLLQGNTLEDLRYGVHYMFANDNRLIGNTTRRTRTGYALMQSRKLTVIGNRSEQDQNYGILMNYITYSTLRDNFVTDVRDGSTGDSMISGAEGKALFIYNSLFNTIEHNHFEHSAVGIHLTAGSEDNRIADNAFIGNQRQVKYVATRLQEWSADGRGNYWSDYLGWDRNNDGLGDIAYEPNDNVDRLLWLYPQVRLLMNSPGIELLRWVQRAFPVMKSPGVLDSHPLMNPTTQPLTQEPTA, translated from the coding sequence ATGACCGATCTCAAGGAAAACCCGGTGAAGGCCATTGCCCTTGTGCTCCTGTTGATGTCAGGCGGGGCACTGGCGGCGGTGCAACCGATCACCACCTTGCCGTTGCGGGTTGATGCTGAACAACGCTGGCACCTGCCGGCGGGCGAGTACCGTGGCTCGTTCAGCGTCGATCAACCGATGCAGATTGTTTGCGAGCCCGGCGCGGTATTTCAGGCGCAAGGGCAGGGCAACGGGGTGATCGTCAGTGCGCCCGATGTGCGGATCGAGGGCTGCACCTTTCTGGATTGGGGGCACGACCTCACGGCCATGAATGCGGCGGTGTTTCTCCAGCCCAAGGCCCGTGGCGCGGTGATCAAAGGCAATCGCCTGCAGGGTCAGGGTTTTGGTATCTGGGTCGACGGTACGCAGGATGCGAGCCTGATCGACAACCGCATCCTGGGGGATCCGGCGCTGCGCTCCCAGGATCGCGGCAACGGTATTCATCTGTATGCGGTGCATGGCGCCCGGGTCATCGGCAACCAGGTGCGCGACACCCGCGATGGCATCTACATCGACACCTCCAACGGCAACCTGCTGCAGGGCAATACCCTGGAAGACCTGCGTTACGGCGTGCATTACATGTTCGCCAACGACAATCGACTGATCGGCAACACGACTCGTCGCACCCGCACCGGCTACGCCTTGATGCAAAGCCGCAAGCTCACGGTGATCGGCAACCGCTCCGAACAGGATCAGAACTACGGCATCCTGATGAACTACATCACCTATTCAACCTTGCGCGACAACTTCGTCACAGACGTGCGCGACGGCTCGACCGGCGACAGCATGATCAGCGGCGCCGAAGGCAAAGCGCTGTTCATCTACAACTCGCTGTTCAATACCATCGAACACAACCACTTCGAACACAGCGCTGTGGGCATTCACCTCACCGCCGGCTCCGAAGACAATCGCATCGCCGACAACGCGTTTATCGGCAACCAACGGCAGGTCAAATACGTCGCCACCCGCTTGCAGGAATGGTCGGCGGATGGCCGGGGCAATTACTGGAGCGATTACCTGGGCTGGGATCGCAACAACGATGGCCTGGGCGATATCGCCTATGAACCCAACGACAACGTTGACCGCTTGCTGTGGCTGTACCCACAGGTGCGGCTGTTAATGAACAGCCCCGGGATCGAATTGCTGCGTTGGGTGCAACGGGCCTTCCCGGTGATGAAATCGCCGGGCGTCCTGGACAGCCATCCACTGATGAATCCCACCACGCAACCCCTGACCCAGGAGCCCACCGCATGA
- the ahbB gene encoding siroheme decarboxylase subunit beta, with translation MSVCTSRSEDTLAQRLIELTQAGLPLLDDPWAWLAEQLGLSIESTLDLLKRLQAEGAIRRIAAVPNHYRLGYRFNGMTVWDVRDTDMPRLGALIGAQPFVSHCYRRPRRTAWRYNLFAMVHGRSREEIDSYREHLRYLLGDACAADEMLVSSRILKKTGLRLPPVPR, from the coding sequence ATGTCGGTCTGTACTTCCCGGTCTGAAGACACCCTGGCCCAGCGTCTGATCGAGCTGACCCAGGCCGGCCTGCCATTGCTGGACGACCCGTGGGCCTGGCTCGCCGAACAGCTGGGGCTGAGCATCGAATCCACCCTGGATTTGCTCAAGCGCTTGCAGGCCGAGGGCGCCATCCGGCGCATCGCCGCCGTCCCCAACCACTATCGCCTGGGCTATCGCTTCAACGGCATGACGGTCTGGGATGTCCGCGACACGGACATGCCGCGCCTTGGCGCACTGATCGGTGCGCAGCCCTTCGTCAGTCATTGCTATCGACGCCCGCGCCGAACCGCGTGGCGCTACAACCTGTTCGCCATGGTCCATGGCCGCAGCCGCGAGGAAATCGACAGCTACCGCGAACACCTGCGCTACTTGCTGGGCGACGCCTGCGCCGCCGACGAGATGCTGGTGAGCAGTCGCATCCTGAAAAAAACCGGTTTGCGGCTACCGCCAGTGCCACGCTGA